A single genomic interval of Anopheles marshallii chromosome 2, idAnoMarsDA_429_01, whole genome shotgun sequence harbors:
- the LOC128706787 gene encoding uncharacterized protein LOC128706787: MSCCEGTRSLHKRYKISLTGGGQGTGTAVPSSTTDVSPPALATASLLGPSTAAPQPAAFGALANDSSRVCGMAIADLTTRHSDSSSSSTRDSGFSISTTKSDPRLSRNSDSSSIISPARTRRRTTATTATSRQLARVRWPSGHCRAGIARLLVVFVSSVLLFVHGPIRAGAVLLDTNGGVGGPGDGKAPVQAFGDELGGVNLERSIAAVFSRVAYGSTTTTKRSIPDNVYVPSLTTVSTPLLTTFRYDNKNKDALGGSSPGGSPGDKDSHYNQQQISANHRNYELDLERDHVLPTSAPNAEILKSNSNPTYPNPNRHHNHDRHRHSNSTPYPHGHNAKKGFPTNSMFSGDIPAYSPPSRTFFTPPLPRNYTNPFADKPTLRGTNSDSTIINTGTYANRRPLPPPSLMPGHERIPMRPPDLVPGAPGTGGLGGGVSPNGGGPPKVAGSPDLGGGMIPPGAAGPSSSQSMEAQRKKALNTPSEKSNKLDAAKGYDGNNKLFLLDENANSSAILPNGMHFPSISRILSGSNGRPQMIPDVLLRSVTSAPRPNQPAYDLGAGTGGTTSLSNAKSPGGAFGNRPVGLDGDRDRDGLTNGGEGGAGSDGVGGDGDGRRHFDDEDGENDEDDEDDEDDPFEEGAARQQPPGSTSNVATSTVSSMHVQSSSSSPITQRMPNLNLKSVMIKNATGEEAGGAGGAYGNDRNFQGDIADISTWTIAWNIHVYLSAILFTILAVYSIFKIIFYDKLTHLFSQAYFISIHLILIIICLLRIFYLCYDAYNMHFSFNLFVSELLLNLPLTFLTTTFAILILFLLLRSINHKTNRYSSILRPLTIIIGSVVHVTLCITLHLVESYETKQFYHKQHQLQLQNKQLLGGTVGGRGGGHAPPTNIQIPPRVLSLICQIIYIFICLSLGILYLYMYRLLKRILHKSQNYIHGYNNLSYAIHITIATALLFILLAALQIYGAISISSQTRVKLSPSSGLPGDGPGGRPGGGGTLWASHIEIDWFQWGYQFSIRFIEIVIVALLSWVTGLKTGTSKVIQREKDMEQPNASGFALFPCTSSSSQENFETDYPAVCNTNRNLHTYTMRTGKPIYDDNFALNSLNLEQNNQQDLQLGPPGVGGGNEFQRSLETNSMRSSSHNYSNNYNGSNSNNEHGQDPADDFLNETEPMPDHYENPNFELKQHHHHQHSGSGGASSNQYHDIMDNCYSEPIGAPQYDTKSLRGAQPGGHPMAPPHRNYDFQNFERPNFDPQHMPTLPQPSALSAAQSMARGEFRASKNLKTLKSGQLQNDLGGGGANTMGHHHYNHHGNMPPGPGDSFDRRIGVRKSGTLNNIGAMHFNQQHGSGRNNNSNSSASSSSASSNNRVVQQQQQQQRRGPMSGAQTLSSAHHHPQQQPPQPPPQHHHPAGHGFPHPGSFNDRLLNGAGADSLERIAHGQEGGNYDDNGVNGYYHSKKRSRESSSSSYTGGGPVPYATSNDHHPAHPGHPHHHPHQTTDSSSSPTASIGNGSGNGTPTGAPPNGTATGVLPGKMERAQDNGSMLVAEQGFVRFRALEEPTLGSRTNLRDKGGKMFINS, encoded by the exons ATGTCGTGCTGTGAGGGCACCCGGTCGCTGCACAAGCGCTACAAAATATCACTAACCGGCGGTGGGCAGGGTACCGGTACGGCGGTACCATCATCGACCACAGACGTATCACCACCAGCATTAGCAACGGCATCATTATTAGGCCCATCCACAGCGGCCCCCCAGCCGGCAGCGTTCGGTGCGCTGGCGAATGATAGTAGCCGCGTGTGCGGCATGGCGATCGCGGACCTTACCACGCGCCACAGTgatagtagcagcagcagtacccgCGACAGTGGTTTTAGTATAAGCACTACCAAAAGTGACCCCCGGTTGAGTAGGAATAGCGATAGCAGTAGTATTATCAGTCCCGCCCGCACCCGCCGAAGGACGACCGCGACGACGGCCACCAGCAGGCAGCTAGCGCGGGTACGATGGCCGTCCGGGCATTGCAGGGCCGGCATCGCCCGGCTGTTGGTAGTTTTTGTAAGTAGCGTTCTGCTGTTCGTGCACGGACCGATCCGTGCTGGTGCGGTGCTGCTCGACACGAACGGTGGCGTCGGTGGACCCGGCGACGGCAAGGCACCGGTGCAGGCGTTCGGCGATGAGCTGGGCGGCGTTAATTTGGAACGGAGCATAGCGGCTGTGTTTAGCCGCGTGGCTTACGGTTCCACCACCACAACGAAGCGTAGCATACCGGACAACGTGTACGTGCCGAGTTTGACGACCGTTTCCACACCGCTGCTAACCACGTTTAG GTACGATAACAAGAATAAGGACGCGCTGGGTGGTTCGAGCCCTGGCGGCAGTCCAGGCGATAAGGACTCGCACTACAACCAGCAGCAAATCAGCGCTAACCATCGGAACTACGAGTTGGATCTTGAGCGGGACCATGTGCTGCCAACGTCGGCCCCGAACGCGGAGATCCTCAAGAGCAACAGTAATCCGACCTACCCGAACCCGAACCGGCACCACAACCACGACCGCCACCGGCACTCGAACTCTACGCCATACCCGCACG GTCACAACGCGAAAAAGGGCTTTCCGACTAATTCGATGTTTTCCGGCGATATTCCAGCGTATTCACCACCCTCGCGTACCTTCTTTACGCCTCCACTGCCTCGTAATTACACGAATCCGTTCGCCGACAAGCCAACGCTGCGCGGAACGAACAGTGACAGCACGATCATCAACACGGGCACCTACGCAAACAGACGGCCACTGCCACCGCCAAGCTTGATGCCTGGTCACGAACGAATCCCAATGCGCCCACCGGATCTAGTCCCGGGTGCACCCGGTACCGGTGGTCTCGGTGGTGGGGTATCGCCCAATGGCGGCGGCCCTCCAAAGGTGGCAGGCAGTCCGGATCTCGGCGGTGGCATGATACCACCCGGTGCGGCCGGTCCATCTTCCTCACAATCGATGGAAGCACAGCGGAAGAAGGCCCTCAACACGCCCTCCGAAAAGTCAAACAAGCTGGATGCGGCCAAGGGTTACGATGGGAACAATAAGCTGTTCCTGCTGGATGAGAACGCCAACTCGAGTGCCATACTACCGAACGGTATGCACTTCCCGTCGATCTCACGCATCCTCTCTGGCTCGAACGGTCGCCCGCAGATGATACCGGATGTGCTGCTGCGCTCGGTAACCTCGGCACCACGTCCCAACCAGCCGGCGTACGATCTGGGCGCTGGTACAGGTGGTACGACCTCACTGAGCAATGCCAAAAGTCCGGGAGGAGCGTTCGGAAATCGACCAGTGGGTTTGGACGGTGACCGCGACCGGGATGGGTTAACCAATGGTGGTGAGGGAGGTGCCGGCTCGGACGGTGTCGGAGGGGATGGAGACGGCAGGCGTCATTTCGATGATGAGGACGGTGAAAACGATGAGGATGACgaggatgatgaagatgatccGTTTGAGGAGGGCGCAGCGCGACAGCAACCGCCCGGCAGTACATCCAATGTGGCCACTTCCACCGTTTCGTCGATGCACGTCCAATCGTCCTCGTCATCGCCGATCACTCAGCGTATGCCGAACCTGAACCTCAAATCGGTCATGATCAAGAATGCCACCGGCGAGGAAGCTGGCGGTGCGGGCGGAGCGTACGGGAACGATCGCAACTTTCAGGGTGATATAGCGGACATCAGCACGTGGACGATAGCATGGAACATACACGTCTACCTGTCGGCGATCCTGTTCACCATACTGGCGGTGTACTCCATCTTCAAGATCATCTTCTACGACAAGCTGACGCACCTGTTCTCGCAGGCGTACTTCATCAGCATCCATCTGATCCTGATCATCATCTGCCTGTTGCGCATATTCTACCTCTGCTACGACGCATACAATATGCACTTCAGCTTCAATCTGTTCGTGTCCGAGCTGCTGCTGAACCTGCCGCTCACCTTCCTCACGACAACGTTTGCGATCTTGATACTGTTTCTGTTGCTGCGCTCGATCAACCACAAGACGAACCGGTACAGCTCCATCTTGCGGCCgctcaccatcatcatcggttcGGTGGTGCACGTCACACTCTGCATCACGCTGCACCTGGTGGAGTCGTACGAGACGAAACAGTTCTATCACAAACAGCACCAGCTGCagctgcaaaacaaacagctgcTGGGTGGAACAGTCGGTGGACGGGGTGGTGGCCATGCACCGCCCACCAATATCCAGATACCGCCGCGCGTTCTTTCGCTCATCTGCCAGATTATCTACATCTTCATCTGTCTCAGTCTCGGCATACTGTATCTGTACATGTACCGGCTGCTGAAACGCATCCTTCACAAGAGCCAGAACTACATCCACGGATACAATAACCTGTCGTACGCGATTCACATCACGATTGCCACTGCGCTGCTGTTCATACTGCTCGCTGCGCTGCAAATCTACGGTGCCATCAGCATTAGCTCGCAGACGCGCGTGAAACTGTCGCCAAGCAGTGGACTTCCGGGCGATGGGCCGGGTGGACGGCCGGGCGGTGGCGGAACACTGTGGGCATCCCACATCGAGATCGATTGGTTCCAGTGGGGCTATCAGTTCAGCATACGGTTCATTGAGATCGTGATCGTCGCACTGTTGTCCTGGGTGACCGGACTAAAGACGGGCACGTCGAAGGTGATACAGCGCGAGAAGGACATGGAGCAACCGAACGCGAGTGGCTTTGCGCTGTTCCCCTGCACGTCCTCGTCCAGCCAGGAGAACTTCGAAACGGACTATCCGGCCGTGTGCAATACGAATCGTAACCTGCACACGTACACGATGCGTACGGGCAAACCGATCTACGACGACAACTTTGCGCTGAACTCGCTCAATCTGGAGCAGAACAACCAGCAGGATCTGCAGCTCGGTCCGCCGGGTGTTGGCGGTGGCAATGAGTTCCAGCGCTCGCTCGAAACGAACAGTATGCGGTCGTCTTCGCACAACTACAGTAACAACTACAATGGTAGCAACAGTAACAACGAACACGGTCAGGATCCGGCGGATGATTTCCTCAACGAGACGGAACCAATGCCGGACCATTACGAGAATCCCAACTTCGAGCTgaagcaacatcatcatcaccagcacagTGGTAGTGGCGGTGCATCGTCTAACCAATACCACGACATTATGGACAATTGCTACTCGGAACCGATCGGTGCTCCGCAGTACGATACGAAGTCGTTGCGCGGTGCTCAACCGGGTGGACATCCGATGGCTCCACCGCACCGGAACTACGACTTCCAGAACTTTGAGCGGCCGAACTTTGACCCGCAGCATATGCCGACGCTCCCGCAACCGTCCGCACTCAGTGCGGCCCAGTCAATGGCACGCGGTGAGTTCCGTGCATCGAAAAACCTGAAGACGCTCAAGAGCGGCCAGTTGCAGAACGATCTCGGCGGTGGTGGAGCGAACACGATGGGACACCATCATTACAACCACCACGGTAACATGCCACCCGGCCCGGGCGATTCGTTTGATCGGCGGATCGGTGTGCGAAAGAGTGGCACGCTTAACAACATCGGTGCGATGCATTTTAACCAGCAGCATGGTAGCGGCCGTAACAACAACTCCAACTCGTCCGCGTCCTCTTCGTCGGCATCCTCGAATAACCGGGtggtacagcagcagcagcagcagcagcgtcgCGGCCCAATGTCCGGCGCGCAAACGCTCAGCTCtgcccatcatcatccgcagcagcaaccaccGCAGCCACCGCcgcaacatcatcatcccgCCGGTCACGGGTTTCCACATCCCGGCAGCTTCAACGATCGGTTGCTGAACGGTGCCGGTGCGGATTCGCTGGAAAGGATCGCTCACGGGCAGGAGGGTGGCAACTACGATGATAACGGTGTCAACGGTTACTATCACAGCAAGAAGCGGTCGCGCGAATCGTCCAGCTCGAGCTACACGGGCGGTGGTCCGGTACCGTACGCGACCAGCAACGATCACCATCCGGCGCATCCCGGCCACCCGCACCATCATCCGCATCAGACGACGGATTCGTCTTCGTCGCCAACGGCCAGCATCGGTAATGGTAGCGGAAATGGTACGCCAACGGGTGCGCCACCGAACGGCACGGCGACCGGTGTGCTGCCGGGCAAGATGGAACGGGCCCAGGACAATGGCAGTATGCTCGTGGCCGAACAGGGGTTTGTGCGATTCCGTGCCCTAGAGGAACCGACGTTAGGTTCGCGGACAAACCTACGCGATAAGGGTGGCAAAATGTTTATCAACTCGTAA
- the LOC128719457 gene encoding protein YIPF5 homolog codes for MSNQSDSQYWTNQTEDLYDGFTEKSQMLDFQTLNPNEMVYWNDSSQPDPVYNSLPEVASCDPYGMMIHQQNHYGLSPLLYTSNYYSDYNGTGSVIEANEFDELPLLEELEIYPRRILGKAMEVLNPFQGYGPTVDTPDYLFQETDLAGPIMFCLTLAACLSISNSKAQFGYIYGLSTISVLAMYCLIWLMCQGTEWHVTVSGVASVLGYSMLTVVFLAVIGLFTSLNNLYGVMLAGTSILLATVHSSRMFCLMTGDPNQRYLLAYPCSLLFTIFAMLVLF; via the coding sequence ATGTCCAACCAATCCGATAGTCAATACTGGACGAATCAGACAGAGGATTTGTACGATGGATTCACCGAAAAGTCGCAGATGCTAGATTTTCAAACACTCAATCCGAACGAAATGGTGTACTGGAATGATTCGTCGCAACCGGATCCTGTCTATAACTCATTACCCGAAGTTGCTTCCTGTGATCCATATGGCATGATGATACATCAACAAAATCACTACGGCCTATCACCTTTATTGTACACGTCGAATTATTATAGCGATTATAATGGGACTGGCTCTGTCATTGAAGCGAATGAGTTTGACGAACTGCCCCTGCTAGAAGAACTGGAAATTTATCCTCGACGCATACTGGGAAAGGCCATGGAGGTACTAAATCCTTTCCAGGGTTACGGCCCCACGGTAGACACTCCGGATTATCTGTTTCAGGAAACTGACTTGGCCGGTCCAATCATGTTCTGTCTTACGCTTGCCGCTTGTCTGTCTATCTCGAACAGCAAGGCCCAGTTCGGTTACATTTACGGTCTGTCAACTATATCCGTACTGGCAATGTACTGTCTCATATGGCTAATGTGCCAAGGAACCGAATGGCACGTGACTGTGTCGGGTGTGGCCAGCGTGCTCGGTTACAGTATGCTGACGGTGGTGTTTCTGGCAGTGATTGGACTGTTTACCTCGCTGAACAACTTGTACGGCGTGATGTTGGCCGGAACGTCCATTTTGCTTGCTACAGTTCATTCGAGCCGAATGTTTTGTCTTATGACCGGTGATCCAAACCAGCGGTACTTGTTAGCGTACCCATGCTCGTTGCTATTTACCATCTTTGCAatgttagttttattttaa